From a single Lycium ferocissimum isolate CSIRO_LF1 unplaced genomic scaffold, AGI_CSIRO_Lferr_CH_V1 ctg9625, whole genome shotgun sequence genomic region:
- the LOC132046145 gene encoding uncharacterized protein LOC132046145 — translation MVVGESSSVAEYSHVEYDRVNDMVNDAFGIRCRFEHEQSFEKPHNEEAMRFYQELEEANRPLWIGFLQAAMDSMIKLVGELVSPKFDIPKSYYEAKRSVSKLGLSYDRIHCCPNGCMLFYKKDADLNECKLCGHARYRQTPSGKMVPIKAMHYLPIIDSIKRLFASPSYPPHMRWHSENRRTTGVMCHPSDREAWKHFDIAYPDFASEPRNICLGVVTYDISTKSNFNMRASLMWTINDFPAYGMLFGWMTAGKLACPHCMENRVTVLKDNLLQHNVMHIEKNYFDNLFNTVMDVKGKTKDNPKARLNLKEYYRRPELNLQELANYKVFKPKASFSYTLDEKREICQRVKNLQMPEGYASNFDKRADMNDGKGDCRLLKEYGNQSREISLFFKDLCSNTLTVENLQRTEQNMPVITTKLEKIFPCGLFDVMKHLPIRLVQEVQTRWMYPFERTIGKCKKLAKQRSKIEGSICEAHLAKETTHLCSYYFGEQVSCMRNKSNRNDEGGVDPNYPPMSIFNQPGRDSKNPPKRTLSSMERQSAVTHVLLNCPEIQVYQTGEHSQFVKDISLGLCNEVKTMKKYIVNGYKFQTEEVSQYKKTNNSGVCIKGDAMVYYAPYPLRRDKADWWVVIKTKPVLSVLMAKVGELGENAKRSGENNGSTKRRSDGAIRRAAKHSRGPSN, via the exons atggttgttggtgaaaGTAGTAGTGTCGCAGAATATAGTCATGTCGAATATGATAGAGTTAATGATATGGTTAATGATGCTTTTGGCATACGATGCAGGTTTGAACACGAGCAAAGTTTTGAGAAACCTCACAATGAAGAAGCAATGCGCTTCtatcaagaattagaagaggCTAATCGTCCACTTTGG ATTGGATTCTTGCAAGCTGCTATGGACTCAATGATTAAGCTTGTGGGGGAACTAGTTAGTCCGAAATTCGACATACCTAAGAGTTACTATGAAGCAAAGAGATcggtttccaaattaggattgTCGTATGATAGAATTCATTGTTGTCCAAACGGCTGTATGTTGTTCTATAAGAAAGATGCTGATTTAAATGAATGTAAATTATGTGGACATGCGCGTTATAGGCAGACACCTAGTGGGAAGATGGTTCCAATTAAGGCGATGCATTATTTACCTATTATAGATAGCATAAAGAGGTTGTTTGCATCGCCGAGTTATCCTCCTCACATGAGATGGCACAGCGAAAATAGAAGGACAACTGGTGTTATGTGTCATCCATCGGATCGAGAAGCGTGGAAACATTTTGACATAGCTTATCCTGATTTTGCTAGTGAACCAAGAAACATTTGTTTGG GTGTAGTGACATATGATATATCAACTAAGAGCAATTTCAATATGCGTGCTTCTTTGATGTGGACTATTAACGATTTTCCTGCGTATGGGATGTTGTTTGGTTGGATGACTGCTGGAAAGCTTGCTTGTCCTCATTGCATGGAAAATA GAGTTACCGTATTGAAGGATAATCTTCTACAACATAATGTGatgcatattgaaaaaaattactttgataaTTTGTTCAACACTGTTATGGATGTTAAAGGCAAGACAAAAGATAACCCAAAAGCTAGATTGAACCTAAAGGAATATTATAGGCGCCCTGAATTGAACTTGCAAGAGTTAGCGAATTATAAAGTGTTCAAGCCCAAGGCTAGtttttcatatactttggacgAGAAACGAGAGATTTGTCAAAGGGTTAAGAATTTGCAGATGCCAGAGGGATATGCGTCTAATTTTGACAAGCGTGCTGATATGAATGACGGAAAAGGCGATTG CCGCCTACTGAAAGAATATGGAAACCAATCACGAGAGATAAGTTTGTTCTTCAAGGATTTATGTTCTAACACTTTGACAGTAGAAAACCTTCAAAGAACGGAACAGAATATGCCAGTCATTACAACTAAGCTCGAGAAGATCTTTCCATGTGGGTTATTTGATGTGATGAAACATCTTCCCATTCGTCTTGTACAAGAGGTTCAAACTAGGTGGATGTATCCTTTCGAGAG GACCATTGGCAAATGCAAAAAATTGGCTAAGCAGAGATCTAAGATTGAAGGGTCTATTTGTGAAGCGCATCTTGCAAAGGAAACAACGCATTTATGTTCATATTATTTCGGAGAGCAAGTGTCGTGTATGAGAAATAAGTCCAACCGTAATGATGAGGGTGGAGTTGATCCTAACTACCCACCAATGTCCATCTTTAATCAACCAGGACGAGATTCTAAAAATCCTCCAAAACGAACCCTGAGTAGTATGGAGAGGCAATCAGCTGTGACACATGTTTTGCTCAATTGCCCTGAAATTCAA GTTTATCAAACAGGAGAACATTCCCAATTTGTGAAAGATATATCTCTTGGACTGTGCAATGAAGTTAAGACAATGAAAAAGTACATTGTGAATGGTTACAAGTTTCAAACCGAAGAAGTTTCTCAATATAAGAAGACCAATAATAGTGGAGTGTGCATTAAAGGCGATGCGATG GTGTATTATGCTCCATATCCTTTGCGTAGGGATAAGGCTGATTGGTGGGTGGTTATAAAGACTAAGCCT GTATTAAGTGTTCTGATGGCAAAAGTCGGAGAATTAGGTGAAAATGCAAAAAGAAGTGGAGAAAATAACGGATCAACGAAGAGGCGAAGTGACGGAGCAATTAGACGGGCCGCAAAACATTCCCGCGGACCGTCAAATTGA